From the Vibrio alginolyticus NBRC 15630 = ATCC 17749 genome, one window contains:
- a CDS encoding isochorismate synthase, which produces MSQFHQAVKRIIERVQQSEGNQTRLVEPLSEKPNFSFVDWLDAQPLFPKFYWQSRDTREEVVALGQLHAFVEPGPAYTILGEGQRVWGGRSFDGQHEKNRRCMPSFFFLPQIELIRFDQQWSLAVNISEDKAQTLAGLNKLVCEVAALAPISSHIRSIVHTPSQPQWNELVHKVLTGIENDDFKKVVLARRSTVQLDNTLSAAQLLKASYLNNHHSFHFMLSLDSKHSFMGSTPERLYSRVGHELHTEALAGTIGRGDNATQDMELANWLSQDQKNLNENQYVVDDIIDRLSPHSEMVEVEAEPSLVRLRKVQHLKRNIHASLRAGINGVQLLSALQPTAAVAGLPRQESMQFILDNEPFARGWYAGSMGYISHERAEFCVAIRSALVLGDQVQLFAGAGIVPGSVAEHEWAELDKKMSTLLTLISDHPPLGVAS; this is translated from the coding sequence TTGTCACAGTTCCATCAAGCCGTAAAGAGAATTATCGAGCGAGTTCAGCAATCGGAAGGCAATCAAACACGTCTGGTCGAGCCCCTTAGCGAGAAACCTAATTTCTCATTTGTTGATTGGCTTGATGCACAACCACTTTTCCCTAAGTTTTATTGGCAGTCCCGCGATACACGTGAAGAGGTCGTTGCACTAGGGCAATTGCACGCTTTTGTTGAGCCAGGTCCTGCTTATACCATTCTAGGTGAAGGGCAAAGAGTCTGGGGCGGGCGCTCTTTTGATGGGCAGCATGAGAAGAATCGCCGCTGTATGCCTTCTTTTTTCTTTTTGCCTCAAATTGAGTTAATTCGTTTTGACCAACAGTGGTCTCTCGCAGTTAATATTTCAGAAGACAAAGCGCAAACTCTAGCTGGGTTGAATAAACTGGTTTGTGAGGTCGCGGCCTTAGCTCCAATTTCGTCTCACATCCGCTCTATTGTTCATACGCCAAGTCAGCCTCAATGGAATGAGTTAGTTCATAAAGTTCTGACTGGTATAGAGAATGATGATTTTAAGAAAGTGGTTTTAGCGCGTCGATCTACCGTGCAGCTTGATAACACATTAAGTGCTGCACAGCTACTTAAAGCAAGTTACTTAAATAACCATCATAGCTTCCATTTCATGCTGAGCTTAGACAGTAAGCACAGTTTTATGGGGTCTACACCAGAACGTTTGTATTCTCGCGTAGGGCATGAGCTACATACCGAAGCGTTAGCAGGTACGATTGGTCGGGGAGACAATGCCACTCAAGATATGGAGTTGGCGAATTGGTTATCCCAAGACCAAAAGAACCTCAACGAAAACCAGTATGTGGTGGACGACATCATTGATCGTCTATCACCGCATTCTGAAATGGTTGAAGTGGAAGCTGAACCTAGTTTGGTCAGACTACGAAAAGTGCAGCACCTTAAGCGAAATATTCACGCTAGTCTAAGAGCGGGGATAAATGGTGTTCAGTTGTTATCGGCGCTTCAGCCAACAGCGGCGGTTGCTGGCTTACCCCGACAAGAGTCCATGCAGTTTATTCTTGATAATGAGCCCTTTGCACGCGGCTGGTACGCGGGGTCAATGGGTTATATAAGCCATGAACGAGCAGAGTTTTGTGTTGCAATCAGAAGCGCGCTTGTGCTCGGTGATCAAGTACAACTGTTTGCGGGCGCAGGGATTGTGCCTGGTTCTGTGGCAGAACATGAGTGGGCAGAACTTGATAAGAAAATGTCGACGTTACTTACGCTGATTTCTGATCATCCGCCATTGGGAGTCGCATCATGA
- the menD gene encoding 2-succinyl-5-enolpyruvyl-6-hydroxy-3-cyclohexene-1-carboxylic-acid synthase, translated as MSHDQAVLNRVWSETILIELQRFGVKHVCIAPGSRSTPLTLEAAEQSDFSIHTHFDERGLGFMALGLAKATQEPVAIIVTSGTAVANLLPSVAEAKLTGEKLVLLTADRPVELVGCGANQAINQLGIFSHHVSASLNLPSPNLATSLNWLLTSVDEVMFTQQLQGSAVHINCAFPEPLYSNTEKSTYQDYLDTVAGWRDSKVTYCQRFNPKTSSAIPSCGDNKGVVVIGSLPLVQAQAARAFAEQMGWPVLADPQSGVSSDWAHFDLWLQNSKLASLLDGCDLIVQFGSRIISKRFNHWLEKHVARNQQGGDIQYWYVSPRLERDNQSHLPQWHWAEQPSSWVERTTEFSSEHAGWANELAADIKQVTQHAKGLFASDPKSELSEIALAIDVAERAQGVDLFVGNSLFVRLIDMFGKLDNTEVFTNRGASGIDGLFATASGVQRARQNPMLMFIGDTSALYGLNSLALFTHNKLPSVLVITNNDGGAIFDLLPVPQEHRESFYQMPHGYEFEHAAKQFGLQYCKPNTLAEYQSIVSEHFASGEGALVVEVQTPSNQAVEQLKSFNKNLHALF; from the coding sequence ATGAGTCATGACCAAGCGGTGCTCAATCGAGTTTGGTCAGAAACCATATTGATTGAGCTTCAGCGATTTGGCGTTAAGCATGTTTGTATCGCTCCCGGATCTCGTTCTACTCCTTTAACTTTAGAAGCGGCAGAACAGTCCGACTTTTCCATTCATACTCATTTTGATGAGCGTGGACTGGGCTTTATGGCTCTTGGTTTAGCGAAAGCTACTCAGGAGCCAGTGGCAATTATCGTTACCTCTGGTACGGCAGTGGCGAACCTATTACCGTCGGTTGCCGAAGCCAAACTTACTGGTGAAAAACTGGTGCTGCTGACAGCAGATCGTCCAGTAGAACTTGTCGGCTGTGGTGCAAACCAAGCGATAAATCAATTGGGTATTTTTTCACATCATGTTTCGGCCAGTTTGAATTTACCAAGCCCAAATTTAGCAACGTCGCTTAACTGGTTGCTGACCTCTGTTGACGAAGTGATGTTTACTCAGCAATTGCAGGGTAGTGCTGTTCATATTAATTGTGCATTTCCAGAGCCTTTGTACTCCAATACAGAAAAGAGTACCTATCAGGATTACCTTGATACCGTTGCTGGCTGGCGAGATAGCAAGGTGACGTATTGCCAGCGCTTTAACCCGAAAACCAGCAGTGCAATTCCAAGCTGTGGGGATAACAAAGGTGTGGTGGTCATTGGTAGTTTGCCACTGGTTCAGGCTCAAGCTGCACGAGCGTTTGCAGAGCAAATGGGCTGGCCAGTCCTTGCTGATCCACAAAGTGGTGTCAGTTCGGATTGGGCGCATTTTGATTTATGGTTGCAGAATTCGAAATTGGCTAGCCTACTGGATGGCTGTGACTTAATCGTGCAGTTCGGTAGTCGAATCATTTCTAAACGTTTTAATCACTGGTTAGAAAAACACGTAGCACGTAATCAGCAAGGTGGTGACATTCAATATTGGTACGTATCGCCTCGATTAGAGCGAGATAACCAAAGTCACTTACCACAATGGCACTGGGCGGAGCAGCCAAGCTCATGGGTTGAACGTACGACGGAGTTTTCATCAGAACATGCTGGTTGGGCAAATGAACTTGCCGCGGACATCAAACAGGTCACGCAACACGCGAAAGGCTTGTTTGCTTCTGACCCTAAGAGTGAGCTGAGTGAGATTGCGTTAGCGATTGATGTGGCTGAGCGTGCTCAGGGTGTGGATCTGTTTGTTGGCAACAGTCTGTTTGTCCGATTGATCGACATGTTCGGCAAGCTTGATAACACAGAGGTTTTCACTAACCGTGGTGCGTCTGGCATTGATGGGCTGTTTGCCACAGCAAGCGGGGTACAACGCGCGCGCCAGAACCCGATGTTAATGTTTATTGGCGATACTTCTGCCTTATATGGGCTGAACTCATTGGCACTGTTTACGCACAACAAGTTGCCTTCGGTGTTGGTGATTACTAACAACGATGGTGGGGCGATTTTTGACTTACTGCCTGTACCGCAAGAGCATCGCGAGTCGTTCTATCAAATGCCTCATGGTTATGAATTTGAACATGCAGCGAAACAGTTTGGTTTACAGTATTGCAAACCGAACACGCTGGCTGAGTATCAATCTATAGTCTCTGAGCATTTTGCTAGCGGCGAAGGGGCGTTAGTGGTTGAAGTTCAAACGCCATCGAACCAAGCGGTAGAGCAACTAAAATCCTTCAACAAGAATTTGCATGCTCTATTCTAA
- the menH gene encoding 2-succinyl-6-hydroxy-2,4-cyclohexadiene-1-carboxylate synthase produces the protein MLYSKRFPATEKHQSSILPTLVFLHGLFGSGEDWQSCINALPEYERVTVDLPGHGRSQSIFCCDLNDCCKLLGSTLSLLFPSQQPLILIGYSMGGRIAMHGIAHQCFPELNIAGAIIEGGNFGLQTESEKQVRLENDARWAMRFKTEPLERVLNDWYQQAVFSSLNHEQRQTFIAKRSDNLGSAVANMLMATSLAKQAYLLPSLQKQNIPVYYLCGEKDQKFSQLAQRSGLAYRQVEGAGHNVHQEQPKQFAIHTKQIIQSHFGESNENNGNHHG, from the coding sequence ATGCTCTATTCTAAACGCTTCCCAGCAACGGAAAAGCACCAAAGTAGTATTTTGCCTACTCTGGTGTTTTTGCATGGTTTGTTTGGTAGCGGTGAAGACTGGCAATCGTGTATCAACGCGTTACCCGAATATGAACGTGTTACGGTTGACCTTCCTGGTCACGGACGCAGCCAATCTATTTTTTGCTGCGATTTAAATGATTGCTGCAAACTTCTTGGTTCCACACTATCTTTATTATTTCCCTCACAACAACCACTTATTTTGATTGGATACTCTATGGGCGGCCGCATTGCGATGCATGGTATTGCCCATCAATGCTTTCCAGAGCTCAATATTGCAGGCGCGATTATTGAAGGGGGAAACTTCGGGCTTCAAACTGAGTCAGAGAAACAGGTGAGATTAGAGAATGATGCTCGCTGGGCAATGCGTTTCAAAACTGAACCACTTGAACGTGTTTTGAACGATTGGTACCAACAAGCGGTGTTTTCTTCACTAAACCATGAGCAAAGACAAACATTCATTGCGAAGCGAAGTGATAATCTTGGCTCAGCGGTGGCGAATATGTTGATGGCGACATCGTTAGCCAAACAGGCATATTTGTTGCCCTCACTGCAAAAGCAGAACATACCAGTGTATTACTTGTGTGGTGAGAAAGACCAAAAATTTAGCCAACTGGCACAACGTAGCGGGTTGGCGTATCGACAAGTTGAAGGCGCTGGTCATAACGTCCATCAAGAGCAGCCCAAACAGTTTGCGATACATACCAAGCAAATAATTCAGTCTCACTTTGGTGAGAGTAACGAGAACAATGGGAATCACCATGGCTAA